The following proteins are co-located in the Bacillus pumilus genome:
- a CDS encoding Rap family tetratricopeptide repeat protein yields MEETRVLSSVDVANMLNDWYVMMKKREIQEAIQLKEDILQAFDRMEENQDVLLYYQLLEYRFKDLIEDTASLDHSLFVDENAIRTDDMLSYYFYFFKGMYEMRRGNQDTAFHHLKLAEEKLDLVHDDIEKAEFHYKTGCLYYNIRSTLLSIHHLKMASSIYDADPCYVKKSISCQMMLALNYADQSKYDEAVTLFEEVIHSLEQMEDPDLLGHAYCNAAFIKSLRNEYSEAVPLLEKALFIETFETSSPGGYLLAMYAYTKALFKLKKPGLFHYYVQLSLQKAENLKQRNISLKLSILETLMLQPDNMIEQIMSYCDQLESMNFLVDLEAICQDVAAYLTDNGLHEESTYFWNKALSLKTC; encoded by the coding sequence TTGGAAGAAACTAGGGTTTTGTCGTCCGTTGATGTAGCGAATATGCTAAATGACTGGTATGTCATGATGAAAAAAAGAGAGATACAAGAAGCGATACAGCTAAAAGAAGACATTCTTCAAGCGTTTGATCGAATGGAAGAGAATCAAGACGTCTTACTTTACTATCAATTACTAGAATACCGATTTAAGGATCTCATCGAAGATACAGCTTCGTTAGATCATAGTCTTTTTGTTGATGAAAATGCGATCCGTACGGATGATATGCTCAGCTACTATTTCTATTTCTTTAAAGGCATGTATGAAATGCGCAGAGGGAATCAAGATACGGCATTTCATCATTTAAAATTGGCCGAGGAAAAATTAGACCTCGTGCACGATGACATTGAAAAAGCAGAATTTCATTATAAAACTGGATGCCTATACTATAATATTAGGTCCACGCTTCTCTCCATACACCACTTAAAGATGGCTTCATCTATTTACGACGCAGATCCATGTTATGTGAAAAAATCAATCAGCTGTCAAATGATGCTTGCTTTGAATTATGCTGATCAATCGAAATATGATGAGGCAGTGACGTTGTTTGAAGAAGTGATTCATTCACTAGAACAGATGGAAGACCCAGACTTACTTGGTCACGCGTATTGCAATGCAGCCTTTATTAAAAGTTTAAGAAATGAATACAGTGAAGCTGTACCGCTCCTAGAAAAAGCTTTATTCATTGAGACATTCGAAACTTCTTCTCCAGGCGGCTATTTACTTGCCATGTATGCCTACACAAAAGCACTATTTAAGCTGAAAAAGCCTGGTTTGTTCCACTATTACGTACAGCTTTCACTTCAAAAAGCAGAAAATTTAAAACAACGAAACATTTCACTTAAATTATCCATTTTAGAAACACTCATGCTTCAGCCAGACAACATGATCGAGCAAATCATGTCTTATTGTGATCAATTAGAATCAATGAATTTCCTTGTCGATCTTGAAGCCATCTGTCAGGATGTAGCAGCTTACTTAACGGATAATGGGCTTCATGAAGAATCCACTTATTTTTGGAACAAGGCGTTGTCCTTAAAAACTTGTTAA
- a CDS encoding transporter substrate-binding domain-containing protein — translation MKKSMLLIMGLIVVLVMAACGSKSDSGSGEGKGTYKIGIDTTYPPFEFEKGGKYEGIDVDLINAIAKDQDFKVKLEAMDFSGIIPAMQAGQLDVGMGGMSITDERKKKVDFSDPYFDAGLTVVVKKDSSIKSIDDLKGKKLAVKNGTTGAKFASDNADKYGYEVVQFNDSPSMFQEVSNGNADALIEDYPVITYAIAQQDLKLKTVGDRLNGDQYGISVMKGKNQDLLKKINKGLENLKKNGEYDKIIDKYLKS, via the coding sequence ATGAAGAAATCGATGTTACTGATCATGGGACTAATTGTTGTGCTTGTCATGGCAGCCTGTGGATCGAAATCGGACAGCGGTTCGGGAGAAGGCAAAGGCACATATAAAATTGGGATAGATACAACATATCCGCCATTTGAATTTGAAAAGGGCGGTAAATATGAAGGAATAGACGTTGATTTAATTAACGCGATTGCAAAGGACCAAGATTTCAAAGTGAAGCTTGAAGCAATGGACTTCTCAGGGATCATTCCAGCGATGCAAGCAGGTCAGCTTGATGTGGGAATGGGCGGGATGAGTATTACAGATGAGCGTAAAAAGAAAGTAGATTTCTCAGATCCATATTTCGACGCTGGACTGACAGTTGTCGTGAAAAAGGACAGCAGCATCAAATCAATTGATGATTTAAAGGGGAAAAAGCTAGCTGTTAAAAATGGGACAACAGGAGCAAAATTTGCATCAGATAACGCAGATAAATATGGGTATGAAGTTGTTCAATTTAATGACAGTCCATCTATGTTCCAAGAAGTATCGAATGGAAATGCAGATGCATTGATCGAGGATTATCCTGTCATTACGTATGCGATCGCCCAACAAGATTTAAAATTGAAAACAGTTGGAGACCGTTTGAATGGGGACCAATACGGTATCTCTGTGATGAAGGGGAAAAACCAAGACTTACTGAAGAAAATCAATAAAGGCCTAGAGAACCTAAAGAAAAACGGTGAATATGACAAAATCATTGATAAATATTTGAAGTCATAA
- the thiE gene encoding thiamine phosphate synthase yields MTKADQQQIKQQLSVYFIMGTTNTSRHPLDVVKEAIQGGITMFQFREKGEGALQGEEKKQLARDIQALCQEANVPFIVNDDVQLAIDLDADGVHVGQEDTNAQDVRQRIGNKLLGVSTHHIDEVKQAMKDGADYVGMGPVYPTETKKDTRSVQGVSLITEVRHHGLHIPIVGIGGITYENAAPVIQAGADGISIISAISQSTDPKKAAEELKSLVVSEKASL; encoded by the coding sequence ATGACAAAGGCTGATCAACAGCAAATCAAACAGCAATTATCGGTTTATTTTATTATGGGAACAACGAATACAAGCAGGCATCCGCTTGATGTCGTGAAAGAAGCCATTCAAGGCGGGATCACCATGTTTCAATTTCGTGAAAAGGGTGAAGGAGCCCTGCAAGGTGAAGAGAAGAAGCAATTGGCGCGGGACATACAAGCCCTGTGCCAAGAAGCGAATGTCCCTTTTATCGTAAATGATGATGTACAGCTAGCGATAGATCTTGATGCAGATGGTGTCCATGTTGGTCAGGAAGATACAAATGCACAAGACGTGCGGCAGAGGATCGGAAATAAACTATTAGGCGTGTCCACTCATCATATAGATGAAGTGAAACAAGCGATGAAGGACGGGGCAGATTATGTCGGGATGGGTCCGGTCTACCCAACAGAGACGAAAAAGGATACACGCAGTGTCCAAGGTGTGTCTTTGATCACCGAAGTACGTCATCATGGTCTTCATATTCCGATTGTTGGGATTGGCGGCATCACATATGAAAATGCTGCACCAGTCATACAAGCAGGAGCAGATGGCATTAGCATCATTAGCGCCATTAGCCAAAGCACGGATCCAAAAAAAGCGGCAGAAGAACTAAAATCACTTGTTGTATCAGAAAAAGCATCTCTTTAA
- a CDS encoding amino acid ABC transporter permease, with product MDTIMNAFPYLMDGLQTTLYIFVVAIILGFIIGLIVALFRLSPFKVLNFIALVFVNAIRGTPFIVQLFFIYFGLNTLEFISLDRVPAGIITVAINAGAYFSEIIRAGIQSIDKGQTEAARSLGFTGGQNMRFIVLPQAFRRMLPAITNQAIISLKDTSLLSIIGIADIMQRGQVQASATFDPLNVWLIVGVIYFVIIYLLSLLASYAERRFDIK from the coding sequence ATGGATACGATTATGAATGCATTTCCATATTTAATGGATGGTTTGCAAACCACTTTATACATCTTTGTTGTTGCTATCATTTTAGGATTTATCATCGGTTTAATTGTGGCATTATTCCGCCTGTCACCATTTAAAGTCTTGAATTTCATCGCACTCGTTTTTGTAAATGCCATTCGAGGTACGCCGTTTATCGTACAGCTATTCTTCATTTATTTTGGTTTGAATACACTTGAATTCATTTCGCTTGATCGAGTGCCGGCAGGGATTATTACAGTAGCGATTAATGCGGGGGCTTATTTCTCAGAAATTATTCGTGCAGGGATTCAGTCCATTGATAAAGGACAAACAGAAGCCGCACGCTCTCTAGGTTTTACAGGGGGACAAAACATGCGCTTTATTGTCCTTCCGCAGGCATTTCGCCGGATGCTTCCAGCGATTACAAACCAAGCCATCATCAGCTTAAAGGACACGTCCCTCTTATCTATTATCGGGATCGCCGATATTATGCAGCGAGGGCAAGTACAAGCATCGGCTACATTTGATCCTTTAAATGTCTGGCTCATTGTCGGTGTCATTTATTTCGTGATCATTTATTTACTTTCTCTACTGGCTAGCTATGCAGAAAGGAGATTTGATATCAAATGA
- a CDS encoding CidA/LrgA family holin-like protein, translating to MQLLKTPLIATLQIMALFVFAKLMNVLAAFLHLRIPGTILGILVIFLLLHFNIIKLKWIELGAVWLLGELLLFFIPSAVGVIDYGKLLSQSGTSIVLVVLLSTFVVMLSTGMMTQMIAKRKERKKLC from the coding sequence GTGCAATTGCTCAAAACGCCGCTGATTGCTACCCTTCAGATTATGGCTTTATTTGTTTTTGCGAAATTGATGAATGTGCTGGCGGCCTTTTTGCATTTAAGAATTCCGGGCACGATCTTAGGCATTCTTGTCATTTTCTTATTACTTCATTTTAACATCATTAAATTAAAATGGATTGAACTTGGCGCCGTATGGCTGCTCGGAGAACTGCTGCTCTTCTTTATCCCGTCAGCAGTAGGTGTGATTGATTATGGAAAATTGCTTTCTCAATCTGGCACAAGTATTGTCCTTGTCGTCTTACTTAGTACCTTTGTGGTCATGCTCTCGACTGGCATGATGACGCAAATGATTGCGAAAAGAAAGGAGCGAAAAAAGCTATGTTAG
- a CDS encoding amino acid ABC transporter ATP-binding protein, whose amino-acid sequence MSMITVKNLKKSFGENEVLKDMNAVIEEKEVVCVIGPSGSGKSTFLRCLNKLEDITAGEVIVHGHTITDPKVNINKVRQEVGMVFQHFNLFPHKTVLENITIAPIKVKGVEKKAAVDKAIDLLEKVGLKDKAKSYPNQLSGGQKQRVAIARALAMDPKVLLFDEPTSALDPEVVGDVLAVMKQLAVEGMTMIVVTHEMGFAREVGDRVIFMDGGYIVEEDKPEALFGNPQHERTKSFLSKVL is encoded by the coding sequence ATGAGTATGATTACGGTGAAAAATTTAAAGAAATCCTTTGGTGAAAACGAAGTTTTAAAGGATATGAATGCAGTCATTGAGGAAAAGGAGGTAGTGTGTGTCATTGGTCCCTCTGGATCAGGAAAAAGCACGTTTCTACGATGTCTTAATAAATTAGAGGATATTACTGCTGGAGAAGTCATTGTCCATGGACATACGATTACAGATCCAAAGGTTAACATCAATAAAGTACGGCAAGAAGTGGGCATGGTATTTCAGCACTTTAATTTATTTCCTCATAAAACGGTTTTAGAAAATATCACGATCGCACCAATTAAGGTAAAAGGTGTCGAAAAGAAGGCGGCAGTCGATAAAGCCATAGACTTGCTTGAAAAGGTCGGCTTAAAGGACAAAGCCAAAAGCTATCCTAACCAATTATCTGGTGGACAAAAACAGCGTGTCGCCATTGCAAGAGCCTTGGCGATGGACCCGAAAGTGCTATTATTCGATGAACCGACATCGGCACTTGACCCTGAGGTCGTTGGGGATGTATTAGCTGTTATGAAACAATTAGCAGTCGAAGGCATGACGATGATTGTGGTCACACATGAAATGGGCTTTGCAAGAGAGGTAGGAGACCGCGTGATCTTTATGGATGGCGGTTATATCGTCGAAGAAGACAAACCGGAAGCACTCTTTGGAAACCCGCAGCATGAGCGTACAAAATCATTCCTTAGCAAGGTGCTATAA
- a CDS encoding ABC transporter permease — MSERQISAPVQQMKKQRPSFHLFDFFYQYGTILTIVVLIVVFAAANPAFLQSGNIINILRSISIVTIIAVGLTISLAVNGFDLSVGSVATLSNAIVISMFVWFSQNPLIAILSALAASIIVGLLNAWMIVKMKIPDMLMTLAMMFIIQGLAQTYTKGATISENMVLPDGTFSTGTIPAFFSKIGQVPYIILIMAAIVLFAHVFMTYTKHGRLMYIIGGNKEAARLSGIHVNKYKIAAYLLSALFAAIGGIVLASRVMTAEINAGAPYLMDGVAAAFIGFSVMGAGKPNAFGTFIGAVLIGILQNGLVMMSVPYYAMDIVKGSVLALALALTYYKQRS, encoded by the coding sequence ATGAGCGAACGACAAATTTCAGCCCCTGTGCAGCAAATGAAAAAACAGCGGCCATCATTTCACCTGTTTGATTTCTTTTATCAATACGGCACTATCTTAACGATTGTCGTTTTGATCGTGGTATTTGCGGCAGCGAATCCAGCGTTTTTGCAATCAGGGAATATCATCAACATTTTACGATCTATCTCAATTGTCACCATCATTGCGGTGGGCTTAACGATATCATTGGCAGTGAATGGCTTTGATTTATCAGTAGGCTCAGTCGCTACGTTATCGAATGCGATTGTAATCTCTATGTTTGTATGGTTCTCGCAAAATCCACTGATTGCGATCCTCTCTGCGCTAGCGGCTTCTATTATTGTTGGTTTACTGAATGCATGGATGATTGTCAAAATGAAGATTCCAGATATGCTTATGACATTAGCCATGATGTTTATCATTCAAGGGCTGGCACAAACCTATACGAAAGGTGCGACCATTTCTGAAAATATGGTGCTGCCTGATGGTACTTTCTCGACTGGTACCATCCCCGCCTTTTTCAGTAAAATCGGACAGGTGCCATATATCATTCTGATTATGGCAGCCATCGTGCTATTTGCACATGTTTTCATGACCTACACAAAGCATGGCCGATTGATGTACATCATCGGTGGGAATAAGGAAGCGGCTCGATTGTCTGGCATTCATGTGAACAAATACAAAATCGCAGCATATCTTCTCTCTGCTTTATTTGCAGCGATAGGTGGTATTGTACTGGCGTCAAGGGTGATGACAGCAGAAATTAATGCTGGAGCGCCTTATTTAATGGATGGAGTAGCGGCTGCCTTTATCGGCTTTTCTGTCATGGGAGCAGGTAAGCCAAACGCATTTGGCACTTTTATTGGTGCTGTGCTCATCGGTATTTTACAAAATGGACTTGTGATGATGTCTGTCCCTTACTATGCGATGGACATTGTGAAAGGATCGGTGCTTGCACTTGCGCTGGCGCTGACGTATTACAAGCAGCGTAGCTAA
- the thiM gene encoding hydroxyethylthiazole kinase, with protein sequence MKISCASNLLEKVRANNPLVHNITNQVVTNFTANGLLALGASPVMANAKEEVAEMAQLADALVLNIGTLTKDTVEAMVIAGQAANEKGVPVLLDPVGVGATTFRTRTAKQLLQQVKISVVRGNAAEIAHLLGVDGWQSKGVDAKETNGDVSALAKQAAKVFQTVVVITGKVDVVSDGDEVLSIHNGHEWLTKVTGTGCLLTSVIGAFCATDELPLHASAAALLFYGVAAEKAAQQTKGSGPGTFQIELLNALSNTNSDDVITVGKIGGVSHDKG encoded by the coding sequence ATGAAAATAAGCTGCGCATCTAATCTACTAGAGAAAGTTCGAGCAAATAATCCACTTGTCCATAACATCACCAATCAAGTCGTGACGAATTTTACAGCCAACGGACTGCTTGCTTTAGGTGCCTCTCCTGTCATGGCAAATGCCAAAGAGGAGGTCGCCGAAATGGCGCAATTAGCGGATGCACTTGTGCTCAATATTGGCACACTGACAAAGGACACTGTGGAGGCTATGGTCATTGCAGGACAAGCGGCTAATGAAAAAGGTGTACCTGTTTTATTAGATCCTGTTGGGGTAGGTGCGACAACGTTTCGAACGAGAACGGCGAAACAGCTGTTACAGCAAGTAAAGATATCCGTTGTGAGAGGAAATGCTGCTGAAATCGCTCATTTACTCGGAGTGGATGGCTGGCAGTCAAAAGGCGTTGATGCGAAAGAGACGAATGGGGATGTATCTGCATTAGCGAAGCAAGCGGCAAAAGTATTTCAGACCGTTGTGGTGATCACAGGAAAAGTCGATGTGGTGTCAGATGGAGATGAGGTGCTGTCCATTCATAATGGACATGAATGGCTGACAAAGGTGACAGGGACTGGCTGTTTACTCACATCTGTCATCGGCGCATTCTGTGCAACGGATGAACTGCCACTTCATGCGTCGGCAGCTGCTCTGCTGTTTTATGGTGTCGCAGCTGAAAAGGCTGCTCAGCAGACAAAAGGGAGTGGACCAGGAACTTTTCAAATAGAATTGTTAAACGCATTATCAAACACAAATAGCGATGATGTGATCACGGTAGGGAAAATAGGGGGAGTTTCGCATGACAAAGGCTGA
- the cidR gene encoding cidABC operon transcriptional activator CidR: MDIRHLTYFLEVARLKSFTKASQSLYVSQPTISKMVKNLEDELGVQLFYRNGRQVEMTDAGQTMYTQASEITQSFQNLTSELNDLMDVKKGHIRIGLPPMIGSSFFPNVMGEFRQQYPDVTFQLVEHGSIKVEEGVEDGSLDIGVIVLPANDKIFHTYTIIKENMKLVTHPSHPMAERDEVHLADLKEESFIFFREDFVLHSRILNECMNAGFRPNVIYETSQWDFISEMVAENLGIGLLPERICRDLDPEKVKVISLHPSIPWHLGVIWRKDRYLSFAAREWLKHTKSYVWDAE, from the coding sequence GTGGACATCAGACATTTAACATATTTTTTAGAAGTGGCAAGGTTAAAGAGCTTCACGAAAGCATCGCAATCCCTTTATGTGTCGCAGCCGACCATTTCCAAGATGGTCAAAAACCTGGAGGATGAGCTGGGGGTGCAGCTGTTCTACCGGAACGGCCGGCAGGTTGAAATGACAGATGCTGGACAAACGATGTATACACAGGCAAGTGAAATCACCCAATCATTTCAGAATTTAACGAGTGAATTAAATGATTTAATGGATGTAAAAAAAGGGCATATTCGAATAGGGCTGCCGCCCATGATTGGGTCAAGTTTCTTCCCAAATGTCATGGGAGAATTCCGCCAGCAGTATCCAGATGTCACATTTCAATTGGTTGAGCACGGCTCTATTAAAGTTGAGGAAGGCGTCGAGGATGGATCGTTAGATATTGGTGTCATTGTTCTGCCTGCAAATGATAAAATTTTTCATACGTACACCATTATTAAAGAGAACATGAAGCTTGTGACGCATCCATCGCATCCGATGGCAGAGCGTGATGAGGTGCATTTAGCTGATTTGAAGGAAGAGTCTTTTATTTTCTTTAGAGAAGATTTTGTTTTGCACAGCCGAATATTGAATGAATGTATGAATGCAGGGTTCCGGCCAAATGTCATTTATGAAACGTCTCAATGGGATTTCATTAGTGAAATGGTAGCCGAGAACCTTGGGATCGGGCTTCTCCCTGAACGGATCTGCCGAGATCTTGATCCTGAAAAGGTAAAGGTTATTTCCTTACACCCATCTATCCCATGGCATTTGGGTGTTATTTGGCGAAAGGACCGCTATTTGTCCTTTGCAGCAAGAGAATGGTTAAAGCATACTAAATCTTATGTCTGGGATGCTGAGTAA
- a CDS encoding VOC family protein, whose protein sequence is MTTLRLDHTGIMVTNIDQSIDFYEKVVGMKLKDRITHTNGVIELAFLGFKDEAETEIELIQGYSSDLPSEGKVHHLAFTTDNIHAEFNRIQKLQIELIDEEITTLPNGYCYFFFRGPDQEWIEFFQR, encoded by the coding sequence TTGACAACATTACGCTTAGATCATACAGGTATTATGGTCACGAATATTGATCAGTCCATTGATTTTTATGAAAAAGTTGTGGGCATGAAATTAAAGGATCGGATCACTCATACAAACGGAGTGATTGAGCTTGCATTTCTTGGATTCAAAGACGAAGCAGAAACGGAAATTGAGCTCATTCAGGGCTACAGCAGTGACCTGCCATCTGAAGGAAAGGTCCACCATCTCGCCTTCACAACAGACAATATTCATGCTGAATTCAACCGTATTCAAAAGCTGCAAATTGAATTAATAGATGAGGAAATCACAACATTGCCAAATGGATATTGCTACTTCTTTTTCAGAGGACCAGATCAAGAATGGATTGAATTCTTCCAGCGCTAA
- a CDS encoding class I SAM-dependent rRNA methyltransferase has protein sequence MKKISLKQTFAEQVKKGYPLISKDAVSRVNGVQEGELIEWVDERGSFLGKGYYGVQNKGIGWVLSFDANEKIDQAFFVFKLEQAAKSRTHLFRDTQTTAFRVFNGEGDGIGGITIDYYDGFYLIQWYSEGVYTLKADVLAALKQVYPDYKGIYEKKRFDTSGQYIEDDDFVKGEKGDFPLIVKENGMNVAVYLNDGAMTGIFLDQRHVRKAIRDRYAKGKTVLNTFSYTGAFSVAAAIGGASRTTSVDVANRSLKKTSEQFEVNGIDVDGQDIKVMDVFKYFPFAAKKGWTYDLVILDPPSFARTKKHTFSAAKDYKKLLKEAIQITAENGVIVASTNSSAFGMKKFKGFIADAFKESGQTYRILEEYTLPEDFRTTKNYPEGNYLKVVFIQA, from the coding sequence ATGAAAAAAATCTCATTAAAACAAACATTTGCAGAACAAGTGAAAAAGGGATATCCGCTCATTTCAAAAGATGCTGTATCGCGTGTGAACGGAGTGCAGGAAGGCGAGCTCATTGAATGGGTGGATGAAAGAGGCTCCTTTTTAGGAAAAGGCTATTATGGTGTGCAAAATAAAGGAATCGGCTGGGTGCTTTCCTTTGATGCGAACGAAAAAATAGATCAGGCCTTTTTTGTCTTTAAGCTTGAGCAGGCAGCGAAAAGTAGAACGCATTTATTTCGTGATACGCAGACGACTGCTTTTCGTGTGTTCAATGGAGAGGGTGATGGAATTGGTGGAATCACCATTGATTATTATGACGGATTCTATCTCATCCAATGGTATAGCGAAGGTGTTTATACATTAAAAGCAGATGTATTGGCTGCGCTTAAGCAGGTATATCCAGACTATAAAGGAATTTATGAAAAGAAACGCTTTGATACGTCTGGACAATACATTGAGGATGATGATTTTGTGAAGGGAGAAAAAGGGGACTTTCCTCTCATCGTGAAAGAAAACGGTATGAACGTGGCGGTTTACTTAAATGATGGCGCTATGACAGGCATTTTCCTTGATCAGCGTCATGTGAGAAAAGCAATCCGAGATCGTTATGCAAAAGGAAAGACTGTGCTCAATACATTTTCTTACACAGGCGCTTTCTCGGTGGCAGCAGCGATTGGCGGAGCGAGCCGTACGACAAGTGTGGATGTCGCAAACCGCAGCTTGAAAAAAACATCCGAGCAGTTTGAAGTCAATGGAATTGATGTGGACGGACAGGATATCAAAGTCATGGACGTATTTAAATACTTCCCATTTGCAGCGAAGAAGGGATGGACCTATGATTTAGTCATCTTAGACCCGCCTTCCTTTGCACGAACGAAAAAACACACATTCAGTGCAGCGAAGGATTATAAAAAGCTATTAAAAGAAGCCATCCAAATCACGGCTGAGAACGGCGTCATTGTGGCATCAACCAATAGCAGTGCATTTGGAATGAAAAAATTTAAAGGATTTATTGCTGATGCCTTTAAAGAATCTGGACAAACGTATCGTATCCTCGAAGAGTATACCCTTCCCGAGGATTTCCGTACAACTAAGAATTATCCTGAAGGAAACTATTTGAAGGTTGTCTTCATTCAAGCATAA
- a CDS encoding CidB/LrgB family autolysis modulator, with amino-acid sequence MLVGGLFLILTVLLYLGSKAVYKRHPKVYVSPLLVTPLVLVALLLIVNIPYDAYNQGGKWLTNMLQPATVAFAIPLYKYFHILKKHAVEIILNVACGSVIAILSTAFIAKLFHLDTSLIESLVPRSITTPVAMSVSEMIGGMPSVTAVFVILTALFGSIIGPMVIRYFRIDNDIAMGVLLGTGAHGAGTSKAFELSSVSGTISSVSMIISAIITLCAAPILMSFTL; translated from the coding sequence ATGTTAGTTGGCGGACTATTTCTGATCTTAACGGTTCTTTTATATCTCGGATCAAAAGCGGTGTACAAACGGCATCCGAAAGTCTATGTTTCTCCGTTACTTGTGACTCCGCTTGTCCTTGTGGCCCTGCTGTTAATCGTAAACATTCCTTACGATGCTTATAATCAAGGCGGGAAATGGCTCACGAATATGCTTCAGCCTGCGACTGTTGCTTTTGCCATTCCTTTATATAAGTATTTTCACATTCTGAAGAAGCATGCAGTGGAAATTATTTTGAATGTGGCTTGCGGTTCTGTCATCGCCATCTTATCAACGGCATTTATCGCCAAATTGTTTCATTTGGACACAAGCCTTATTGAGAGCCTTGTCCCAAGGTCGATCACAACACCAGTGGCAATGAGTGTGTCAGAAATGATCGGCGGCATGCCATCCGTTACGGCTGTATTCGTCATTTTAACGGCACTGTTCGGTTCGATCATCGGTCCAATGGTCATCCGTTATTTCCGCATTGATAATGACATTGCAATGGGCGTCCTGCTTGGTACAGGTGCACACGGGGCAGGAACATCGAAAGCCTTTGAATTAAGCTCTGTCTCAGGTACAATCTCAAGTGTATCAATGATTATTTCCGCCATTATTACATTATGTGCAGCGCCTATCCTCATGTCGTTCACCTTATAA
- a CDS encoding GTP pyrophosphokinase, producing the protein MNMSATHVEDLKSVMEDWKNELLVYKFALDEMDTKFSIISQEYNLIHGHNPIEHTKSRIKSFESIVNKLARKGCDITTQCAKEHIHDIAGVRIICSFIQDIYNVIDVLRQREDLKILEVKDYIQHPKPNGYRSLHLIVEIPVYLTNRVEHVKVEIQVRTIAMDFWASLEHKIYYKLQNDVPHQLTDELKEAADIAHYLDEKMQNIKREID; encoded by the coding sequence ATGAATATGTCAGCAACTCATGTAGAAGATTTGAAAAGTGTCATGGAAGACTGGAAAAATGAATTATTAGTATATAAATTTGCGTTAGATGAAATGGATACAAAGTTTTCAATAATTAGTCAGGAATATAATTTAATCCATGGACATAACCCAATAGAGCATACAAAATCACGGATCAAATCCTTTGAAAGCATCGTAAATAAGCTAGCAAGAAAGGGATGCGACATCACTACACAATGTGCAAAGGAGCATATTCATGATATCGCTGGAGTACGCATCATCTGCTCCTTTATTCAGGATATCTATAACGTTATTGATGTATTGAGGCAAAGAGAAGATTTAAAGATCCTTGAAGTGAAGGATTACATTCAACATCCAAAGCCAAACGGCTACAGAAGTCTTCATTTAATTGTTGAGATTCCTGTCTACTTAACGAATCGTGTGGAGCATGTGAAGGTCGAGATTCAGGTTCGGACCATTGCGATGGATTTCTGGGCGAGTCTTGAACATAAAATCTATTATAAACTGCAAAACGATGTCCCTCATCAGCTCACCGATGAACTGAAGGAAGCGGCAGATATCGCCCATTACTTAGATGAAAAAATGCAAAATATCAAACGAGAAATTGATTAG
- a CDS encoding nuclear transport factor 2 family protein, producing the protein MEVLDTYFRRYDEAGKGQEQMDELLALFSDDVMIVLNGAQKPGIQEFTQFLNTFFHVHEDIKHMWDGWVEREDGKYETNWAVCGKLTNGRVYTAEGIDIAELDDQGKIIYLENIPKNPELFQRY; encoded by the coding sequence ATGGAAGTGCTCGATACGTATTTTCGCCGATATGATGAGGCGGGAAAAGGACAGGAGCAAATGGACGAATTGCTGGCGTTGTTTTCTGACGATGTCATGATTGTCTTAAATGGCGCTCAAAAGCCTGGTATTCAAGAGTTTACACAATTTTTGAACACGTTCTTTCACGTACATGAAGACATTAAGCATATGTGGGATGGATGGGTGGAAAGAGAAGATGGAAAGTATGAAACGAACTGGGCTGTTTGCGGAAAGCTCACGAATGGCCGTGTATATACAGCAGAAGGAATTGACATTGCGGAACTGGACGATCAAGGGAAAATCATTTATTTAGAAAACATTCCGAAAAACCCAGAGT